Proteins from a single region of Lampris incognitus isolate fLamInc1 chromosome 16, fLamInc1.hap2, whole genome shotgun sequence:
- the prima1 gene encoding LOW QUALITY PROTEIN: proline-rich membrane anchor 1 (The sequence of the model RefSeq protein was modified relative to this genomic sequence to represent the inferred CDS: inserted 2 bases in 2 codons), protein MLSTTEPRAENDRGINYFWRRLSQISPLNWTGWMVISKTVQSYVYCVHLSETLXSVFENSARGMLVQDLMPFTLSLWPFFLRSLPSLTVLLSCQGELQRSCSQTVAEKVSEQCQLACHCRSYPSLXPPPPPPPPPRLLGTTAAASSTHLPRSEMYPPPTPNPPESWTVSFRRTFPGPTRMEAAAPVYMASLCPKKPLRKEENGTSRGEYAMSIRNKKAMGTNNTVV, encoded by the exons ATGCTATCGACCACGGAACCCCGAGCGGAAAATGATCGTGGCATCAACTATTTCTGGAGACGACTGTCACAGATCTCGCCGCTGAACTGGACAGGGTGGATGGTTATTTCCAAAACAGTCCAATCCTATGTATACTGCGTTCATTTGTCCGAAACGC CTAGTGTCTTCGAGAACAGCGCAAGAGGAATGCTGGTCCAAGATCTAATGCCATTTACTTTAAGTTTGTGGCCTTTTTTTCTTCGGTCATTGCCTTCTCTCACTGTTTTACTCTCATGCCAG gGTGAACTCCAGAGGTCATGCTCACAGACTGTGGCGGAGAAAGTTAGTGAACAGTGCCAGCTGGCATGTCACTGTCGAAGCTACCCCTCCC cccccccaccacctcccccGCCTCCCCCGCGGCTACTGGGGACCACAG CTGCTGCATCATCCACTCATCTTCCCCGAAGCGAGATGtatcccccacccacccccaaccccccagagagctggacagtctCCTTCCGGAGGACTTTCCCAGGTCCCACAAGGATGGAAGCAGCAGCACCTGTCTACATGGCCAGCCTGTGTCCCAA GAAACCGCTACGAAAGGAGGAGAACGGGACAAGTCGCGGGGAGTACGCCATGAGCATCCGTAACAAGAAAGCCATGGGTACCAACAACACTGTGGTATAG